A section of the Enterococcus montenegrensis genome encodes:
- a CDS encoding 6-phospho-beta-glucosidase, whose translation MGFRKDFLWGGATAANQCEGGYNEGGRGLANVDVVPIGPDRFPVITGEMKMFDFDEEHFYPAKEAIDMYHRWQDDIALFAEMGFKTYRLSIAWSRIFPNGDEKEPNEEGLKFYEDIFKECKKYGIEPLVTITHFDCPMHLIKEYGAWRSRKLVDFYENLCRVIFNRYKGLVKYWLTFNEINMILHAPFMGAGLYFEPGENKEQVKYQAAHHELIASAIATKIAHEVDPENKVGCMLAAGAYYPYSCKPEDVFASRNDDRENYFFIDVQSRGEYPAYALKDLERKGIELKMEDGDLELLKENTVDFISFSYYSSRVATTDPELLEQTAGNIFASVKNPYLKASEWGWQIDPLGLRITLNDIYDRYQKPLFIVENGLGAVDTPDSDGYVVDDYRIEYLAAHIAAMKDAVELDGVDLLGYTTWGCIDLVSAGTGEMKKRYGFIYVDRDNEGNGTLARTKKKSFDWYKQVIATNGEDLSAE comes from the coding sequence ATGGGATTTAGAAAAGACTTTTTATGGGGCGGCGCAACAGCAGCCAATCAATGTGAAGGCGGTTATAACGAAGGTGGGCGTGGTTTAGCCAACGTAGATGTGGTGCCAATTGGACCAGATCGCTTTCCCGTTATTACCGGCGAAATGAAAATGTTTGATTTTGATGAGGAGCATTTTTATCCGGCCAAAGAAGCAATTGACATGTATCACCGTTGGCAAGATGATATCGCGTTATTTGCGGAAATGGGCTTTAAAACATATCGCTTATCCATTGCCTGGAGTCGTATTTTTCCAAATGGCGATGAAAAAGAACCTAATGAAGAAGGTTTGAAATTTTACGAAGATATTTTTAAAGAGTGCAAAAAATATGGAATTGAGCCTTTAGTTACAATTACTCATTTTGATTGTCCCATGCATTTGATTAAAGAATACGGTGCTTGGCGTAGTCGCAAGCTCGTTGATTTTTACGAAAATTTATGTCGCGTGATTTTTAATCGCTATAAAGGCTTAGTAAAATATTGGTTGACTTTTAATGAAATTAATATGATTTTACATGCACCGTTTATGGGGGCGGGTCTTTACTTTGAACCAGGAGAAAACAAAGAACAAGTGAAGTATCAAGCGGCGCACCACGAATTAATCGCTTCTGCTATTGCTACCAAGATCGCCCATGAAGTGGACCCTGAAAATAAAGTAGGCTGTATGTTAGCCGCTGGAGCCTACTACCCTTATTCATGTAAACCAGAAGATGTTTTTGCATCTCGAAATGACGATCGCGAAAACTACTTCTTTATTGATGTTCAGTCTCGCGGTGAATATCCTGCGTATGCGCTAAAAGATCTAGAACGCAAAGGTATTGAACTGAAAATGGAAGATGGCGATTTGGAACTATTAAAAGAAAATACTGTCGACTTTATTTCATTTTCTTACTACTCCTCACGCGTTGCAACAACTGACCCAGAATTATTGGAACAAACAGCTGGCAATATCTTTGCTTCAGTTAAAAATCCATATTTGAAAGCTAGCGAATGGGGTTGGCAAATTGATCCACTAGGTTTACGGATCACATTAAATGATATTTATGATCGCTATCAAAAACCATTATTCATCGTAGAAAATGGCTTAGGAGCAGTGGATACTCCAGATTCAGATGGTTATGTTGTGGATGATTACCGAATTGAGTATTTAGCTGCTCATATCGCGGCTATGAAAGATGCTGTGGAATTAGACGGTGTTGACTTGTTAGGTTACACCACTTGGGGTTGTATCGATTTGGTTTCTGCTGGAACCGGTGAAATGAAAAAACGTTACGGCTTTATCTATGTTGATCGGGATAATGAAGGCAATGGCACTTTAGCTCGGACTAAGAAAAAATCGTTTGACTGGTATAAACAAGTGATTGCGACAAATGGCGAAGATTTAAGTGCAGAATAA